TACAAAATTATACCCAAAGGTATTATACCCTAGGGTATAATTTATGAAACTATATTTTTATCAGACGAAGAATTGCTGTTTCTGCAAAAAAAGATGGCTTTAAACAACATTGTTTTAAACAACCTTGTTTAATTTGTTTTTTTTTGCTATCTTTGCAGAAGAAAAGCTGTATAGTATAAAATAAGGTAGTAATTATGAGAAAAAGTAAAGAAGCTCCGTTTGTGTTCGGTGTTCGTGTGGAGGGAGATTCCTTTACCGACCGTAAAGAGGAAACAGAACGCCTGAAGGCGAACTTTACGTATGGAGTGAATACGATATTGATTTCGCCTCGTCGTATGGGTAAGACTTCATTGGTGGATAAGGTGTGTTCGCTTGTAGAGAGCGAAGACATCAGGATAGCTCGTATAGATGCCTTCGGCTGTCGCTCTGAGAATGATTTTATCAATGCTTTTGCCACGGCCGTGGTTCGGGCTACTTCGACTGATTCCTCTTTGGCGTTGGAGTATAATGCAGGTAACAATACTACCGAAGAGGTTTTGAGACTTCCGGAAATGATAGCTCGGTCTAAAGGTTGTCATATCGTAGTCTGCATCGATGATTTTCAGTAGATAGGCGATTTCCCTGATTCATTGACCTTCCAGAAGAAGCTCCGTAGCGTATGGCAATTACAGAGCCATGTTTCTTACTGCCTTTATGGAAGCAAGAAGCACATGATGGAACAGATGTTCCAGAATGCCAGTTACCCATTTTATCGCTTTGGAGATTTCTTCTATCTGAACAAGATAAGCGAGAATGACTGGGTGGAGTATATCTGTCAGCGTTTCGAATCTACCGGCAAGCATATCTCGGAAGAGTTGGCTCGTGAAATCTGTCAGGTAACAGACAGGTATTCTTCTTATGTACAGCAGTTGGCATGGTTTGTATGGTTGCGAGTACAGGATGATTCTGTAGCAACAGAAGAGGACTTGAAATATGGAATAGACCGGTTGCTGGATGCCAGCGAGCCTTTGTTTATCCAGCAGACTGAAGACCTTTCTGCCTATCAGATGAATTTCCTTCATGCCATCACCAATGGAGTACATACCGGTTTCACGCAGACGGCAATATTGGAAACCTATCGCCTGGGTACTGCCGCCAATGTAACCCGCCTAAAGAAGTCCTTGATGGTGAAAGATCTGATTACGATATCAGCCCCGAAGCATCTGGAAATGAGTGACCCTATCTTGGCGTTGTGGCTGAAGAGAAGAGTGTGGAAGTTAACGTAATTTAGGCTCAGGAGAGATTGTCCGTGGATAAGACAACCTCTCCTGAGCCTTATTCTTCCGTTACTTCCTCGCACATTACCATTTCTGCTCCTCGGTAGATAACTACAAGTTTGTGGAGCTTAGTGGTCTTGACCGACTCCTTGACGATGTCGCTATTGGCATAGCGGCAAATTTGGGCAGAGGCTTCCTTGAAGAGAACTTGCAGCTGCTCATCGGCGGTATTGGTCTTGCAGTATTTCAGTTCGATGATGTAACTATCCACCATGTCCTTGTAGATGTCGCAGAGCGGAGAGAGGAAGATGTCGGCATAGCCGCCATCGTTGTCTAGCTCTGAGATAGGGCGATAGAACTGGTTTTGGCTGGTCATCGCCAAGGTGAAACCATGCACGAATGCTTCTCCCTTCTGCTTATCACGCTGAGAAGAGTAACGCTTCAGGCTGTCGGCGATGAACTCAAAGTATGCCTTGTAGTTGCCATGATATGCTAGTTGAGCCTCCAGCTTTCCCTTGTTGTAACTATCATAGGTCAAATCATTTTCCTTGTAGGTATCCAAGAGATAGGTATACATCTGGTCGCGCACCACCTCATTAGGGATAATGAACTTGGTGCTACCATCGTATGTGCCATCTATCGTTACCATGCCGAAATAGAAGAGCAGACTCAGGAAGTTGTCTGGGTCGTTGATGCGCTCGGCAGGGAAGTTTTCCACGAGCTTACCTGTGACGAATCCTTGGGTTACCAACTGCTGGATGATGCTGGCATCGTGAGCAAATTCCTTGTCATGACGGATAAGCATGCGTACCTTGTCATAGTCGATGCGTACATTGCTCTCTACCATATTCTTAGGAATGTCGTAGTTGTTGCGGATGTACTTGTCTAAGAAGTTAAGTACCATCACAGAATTGTACATTGTAGTTTTTCCGTACTCCTCTTCGGCAAAGCAATAGTTGTCATACCATGGCTTCATCACCTTGATGAGTTCATCCACGCTGTGATTGAACGGCAATACGCTGGAATAGTAGCCCAGCATATCTCTTACTTCATCCTCTGTGAATCCTGTCATCTCATTGAATTCCGGAGCCAGGGAGTAATTGGTGCCGATATTGAATCCGCTTGTCAGGTCATCCATCGTTACAGGGCTAACGCCTGTTACGAAGACACGTGCCAAAGTATCGCCTGCTGCTCCCTTGATGGTATCGAAGAATTTTCTGAGATATCCTTCGCCATGGGTCTGTATGCGGTATCTCTGTTCATGCTCCTTGTGTGCGAGAATCTGGTTGGTGAAGTGGTCGTACTCGTCAATGAAGAGATAAATCTTCTGACCAGATTTTTTGCTTTGGGTGCAAAGATAGTTTAATTGGTTGACGGCATCTTCCTGTTGGTTGAGGCCTTCCTTGGTACCTTCTGGTAAGAGATGCGAATATACATCCACGAAGTAATTAAACTGCGTCCTGCAATAATTGTCCATACCATGCTTGTAGTCGTCTAATCCGCCTACAATAATGGCAAAGTTGAGATGGATGATGAGATAACTATTATGTTCGGGAGTTGGATTCTCACCAATATAGAGCTTGCCAAAAATTTCATCAAACTTGTCTTTCTTGTTGATGT
The Segatella copri DNA segment above includes these coding regions:
- a CDS encoding ATP-binding protein, whose product is MVRERKKRIYRKRIPYGMQNFEDVIERDCYYVDKTPFIEEIEDSNMYFFYIRPRRFGKSLTLSMLENYYDINKKDKFDEIFGKLYIGENPTPEHNSYLIIHLNFAIIVGGLDDYKHGMDNYCRTQFNYFVDVYSHLLPEGTKEGLNQQEDAVNQLNYLCTQSKKSGQKIYLFIDEYDHFTNQILAHKEHEQRYRIQTHGEGYLRKFFDTIKGAAGDTLARVFVTGVSPVTMDDLTSGFNIGTNYSLAPEFNEMTGFTEDEVRDMLGYYSSVLPFNHSVDELIKVMKPWYDNYCFAEEEYGKTTMYNSVMVLNFLDKYIRNNYDIPKNMVESNVRIDYDKVRMLIRHDKEFAHDASIIQQLVTQGFVTGKLVENFPAERINDPDNFLSLLFYFGMVTIDGTYDGSTKFIIPNEVVRDQMYTYLLDTYKENDLTYDSYNKGKLEAQLAYHGNYKAYFEFIADSLKRYSSQRDKQKGEAFVHGFTLAMTSQNQFYRPISELDNDGGYADIFLSPLCDIYKDMVDSYIIELKYCKTNTADEQLQVLFKEASAQICRYANSDIVKESVKTTKLHKLVVIYRGAEMVMCEEVTEE